One Microcaecilia unicolor chromosome 4, aMicUni1.1, whole genome shotgun sequence genomic region harbors:
- the VAMP8 gene encoding vesicle-associated membrane protein 8, which produces MDRNPEEADASGMGSDQVHHLKSQVEGVKNIMSQNVDRILARGENLDQLRNKTEDLEASSEHFKTTSQKVARKYWWKNVKMIVIICIIVAIIILFIVLFATGVIPT; this is translated from the exons gaGGAAGCTGATGCCAGTGGCATGGGGAGCGATCAGGTGCACCACCTGAAGAGTCAGGTGGAGGGTGTGAAGAACATCATGTCGCAAAATGTGGATCGGATCTTAGCCCGTGGGGAGAACCTGGATCAACTGAGGAACAAGACTGAGGACCTGGAGGCCAGT TCAGAACACTTTAAGACGACGTCGCAGAAGGTGGCTCGCAAGTACTGGTGGAAGAATGTGAAAATGATTGTCATTATCTGTATTATTGTTGCCATCATCATCCTCTTCATCGTACTTTTTGCCACGGGGGTCATCCCTACCTAA